Within the Kineosporia corallincola genome, the region ACAGGCGAGAACGTCGGCCTGCGTCCGGGACGTCATGCCCGTAACCGGCGGGGCGATGCCCTCTCGCTCGATCCCGGTACTGCAATGGCGGCCACCAAAAAGCAGCAGGTCCGCTTCTCTTGCAGAAGAACTCGGTACCGGCGGCCCGACAGGGGCAGCGCTAACAGACCGAAGTGACGAGGACTCATCGTCCTCGTCCATCGGTACCGGCAACCAGGTCACTCTCGAACAGCATCACACCAACGTCCGCTCCCGCAGCCGAGAGATAGCCACCAACCTGGGACTCGAGGCGTCCCTGATCGACCTGCTCGCCGACGCCGCCGGCTGGCACGACCTCGGAAAGGCCGAGCACCGATTCCAAGTGATGCTGCACGGCGGAGACGAACTCGAGGCCTTGGCCAGCTCGACCGTTCTGGCGAAATCTGGCATGGACCCGAACGACCGCCACGCCTGGCGACTCGCCCGGAACCGCAGTCGTCTGCCGCGTGGGGCGCGGCACGAAGCATGGTCGGCCGCACTGGTCCTGGAACAGGTGAACCGCCATCCGTACGACGGGGACCAAGAACTACTCATTCACCTCGTCGCATCCCACCACGGTCACGCGCGGCCCCTGCTGCCACTGATCCTCGACACCGATCCTGCCCCCATCAGTACATCCCTGAATGATGACACCGTCAGCATCTCCAGCCAGCAAACAGTCGACCTGGACCACCCCGCCCGCTTCGACCGGCTCAACCAGCGGTACGGACGTTGGGGCCTGGCGCTGCTCGAAAGCATCATCCGCTGCGCCGACATGACCGTCTCCGCGGAGGGATCATGAACGTCCACGCTCTTCCCGCCCTGGACGGCCGCTCGCCACTGGCGTTCCTGTGCGCCCTGGGCATCCTGCGGCTCCTCAACGACAACAGGCATCCCGACGCCCGTCTGGCCTTCGATCCCAGAACGAACGAGGCTCAGCTAACGTCTAGACATCACACGGTGGACGAGGTGGTCACCGATCTTCGGAACGTCGCCGACAGCATCGCCACCGAGGCGGTCGTGCCAGACGTACCCGCCGACTTTCCACCCCCCGGCGCAGCACCGGACCGGCTCCGTCTACCGCGCAAGGAATTCCGAGATCTCGCCGAACACCTCAGCCAATCCCCTCGCGCGGCGCTGGCGGAACGGTGGATGTGCAGCCTGGTCACCGATCTCAGCTTGGACGAGAAAGGACGTGGCGATGTCAGCCTCTACACGGCGCATTCCGGAAAGCAGTCCATGCACACCATGCTGCGCGCTCCCCTCAACTTCGTCCGCGACAACCCCGACGTACTACGGCAGGCACTGATCGGCTGGCGCCGCTATCCAGGCGTCACCGGCGAATACCTCGACAACCAAGTGCTTTTCGATGCCGCCGATGCCCAAGACGGAATCTCTCGGGAACGTGGAGTCCCCGGGGCCACATGGCTCGCGCTGATGTCATACCCGCTGTTTCTCACGACTGCACGTGGATCCGAACCGAGTACCTCCGGCTGGCAGCGCATTCGCCAGGGAAAGTCGCGGATCAATCGGCTCATTTATCCACTGTGGAGCAGACCCCTCGACCAAACCGGTGCGATCACGCTGCTCACCCACCCCTTCCTGCGAGACGCCCAGGCAGGCCCGCCGCCCCGGTCCGCGCTCGCCGCATCGGTCTTCTCCGTCTGCGTGGCCGAGCGACAGCGCCTGCCCGGGCGCACGTTCGCCGGCGTGCTCACACCGGTACGACCACAACCAGAACGCAGCCAGCAGCGCAAACGCGCGACCACCGCGCGCACCCGACCTAGCGGAAGCCCACCCTCCACCGGTCCGTGGATCATCTGATGGCCGCCGACGGGGAGAAGACCTCGGAGCCTCCGGCGTTGGTGCCGGCCCGCATGGTAAACGAATTCATCTACTGCCCAAGACTTTTCCATCTCGAATGGGTTCAATCCCGCTTCGCCATCAGTGACGACGTCGAAGAAGGCCTGTACGTCCATCGCGTCGTCGACGAAGCCTCTTCCGATCTGCCGGACCCGGACGAGCACCTCGAGCGCTTCGCCGGGCGCAAGAGCCGATCGTTCTGGCTTTCGTCCACCGAACTCGGGCTGACCGCGAAACTAGACATCGCTGAGGTCGACTCGGCCGGGCTCGTGGTGCCCGTCGACTACAAGAAGGGCGCACCGGACCCACACGGCAAGGTCTGGGATACCGACCGGATCCAGTCGCTGATCCAGGCCCTGCTCCTGCGCGACGCTGGTTACCCGGTAGAACAGGCCGAAGTCTGGTACAACGAGACCCGCCAACGGATGACGATCGACATCACCGACCAAACACTCTCCGAGGTCCGCGAAGTCCTCATCCACCTGCACGAGGTCGCCTCCGATCCACAACCACCCCGTCCCCTCATCAACAGCCCGAAATGCCCGCGGTGCAGCCTCGTCGGGATCTGCATGCCCGACGAAATCACCACGCTCCGCCCCCACGAGAAGCCTCGCCCCCGCAGGCTACTGGCAGCCGACCCCGACAACCGCCCGGTCTATGTGCAGGAGCAGGGAACCGTGGTCGGCGTTCGTCGCGGCCGACTCGAGGTTTTCAAGGAAGGGCAGACCCTGGCGAGCTATCGGCTCATCGACGTCAGCCAACTCTGCCTTCAAGGCAACATCACCGTAAGCCCGCAAGCAGTACGCGAGTTGATGGCCCGCGAGATCCCGATCTGCTGGTTCTCCTACGGCGGCTGGTTCGCCGGCATGGCACAAGGACTACCCGGCAAGAACATCGATCTACGAAAGTCCCAGTTCACCATCACCTCTGAGCAACAGACAGCGATCGCTTCCCGAATGATCGAAGCAAAAATTCGTAACGGCCGAACACTCTTGCGCCGCAACAGCCGAAACCTCCCGGAACACGCTCCCGGTCAGCTCCTCGATCTGGCCAAGCAGGCCGCCGAGGCCACCGCAGCACCATCCTTGCTCGGACTCGAAGGCGCCGCTGCCCGCATCTACTTCAGCCACTTCACCAGCATGTTCATCCCTGACCCGCCCGTCCAGACCGACCGGTTCGACACCAACGGACGAGCCCGACGCCCACCCCCTGATCCCGTCAACGCCCTGCTGTCGTTCCTCTACTCACTCCTGGTCAAAGACATCACTGCGACCCTCACCATGATCGGATTCGACCCCTACTACGGCGTCTATCACCGACCCCGCTTCGGCCGGCCCGCACTCTCCCTCGACCTGGCAGAAGAGTTCCGGCCCATCGTCGCCGACGCCACGGTGATCCAACTGGTCAACAACCGCGAGATCCGCGCCCATCACTTTCTCCAAAAAGCCGGCGCCTGCCAGCTCACAGCCGACGGCCGCAAAGCCGTGATCGGCTGCTACGAAAGGCGAATGGCCCACGAGATCAAACATCCCACCTTCGGCTACCGCGTCACATACCGCCGGGCCCTGGACGTCCAAGCACGCATTCTGGCAGCACACCTCACCGGCGAGATACCCGAGTACACGCCCTTCACCACTCGATAACCACCTCGCAGGAGCCCTTCAATGCCACGACGCCGGCATCTGCTGGCCTACGACATCGCCGACCCACGCAGACTGCGCCGAGTCTGCAAAATCATGGAAGAATTCGGCCAGCGAATCCAGTACTCGGTGTTCATCAGCGACCTGAGCCGCACCGAACTGGTGCACGCCCGAGCCGCCGTCGAGGACGCGATGAACCTTCGAGAAGACTCCGTCGTCATCATCGACCTCGGAGACCCCGACACCGCAAGCATCACCTTCGTCGGGCGAAGCCGCTCGCTGCCCTCCGACAAACCACAGATCGTCTGATGCGAGCCCTCCGGTGCTGCCCCCCTCACGCACGAGCGCTCGCATGCTGGTCAGAGGCCGTTTCTCAGTGCCTTGAAACGCTCGCCAACCGGCGTGTGACCACGTTCCGGCGGAGCGCTCGCAAAGATCTTCATTGTGCCTGGTCACGAGGTGGTAATTTAGCGAGCGGTCTTCCCGGCCGTTCCGGCCGGGCTCCGTCGCGGCACCCCCAGCCCATTGCTCGTATCCAGTCCTGGCGTGCGTCTTCCCGGCCGTTCCGGCCGGGCTCCGTCGCGGCACGTCGACGCCATGCAGGTCGCACGTGCGTGCGAAGCGGTCTTCCCGGCCGTTCCGGCCGGGCTCCGTCGCGGCTGGTCATCGGGAAACGACGACCACGGGGGCTGAAATGGTCTTCCCGGCCGTTCCGGCCGGGCTCCGTCGCGGCAGGAGATTCCGCGCCGTATGAAGCGCGAGACCGACTCGGTCTTCCCGGCCGTTCCGGCCGGGCTCCGTCGCGGCAATACCGAGGTCCAGTACCGCGCCTACACCGATGTAGGTCTTCCCGGCCGTTCCGGCCGGGCTCCGTCGCGGCATGCGTTTCTTGAGCAGCGCCGCCGTGGCCTTGCCGTCGTCTTCCCGGCCGTTCCGGCCGGGCTCCGTCGCGGCCAGGTCGAGAACTGCCGGCCAATCTCCCCTGCGGCCGGGTCTTCCCGGCCGTTCCGGCCGGGCTCCGTCGCGGCGACGTGGACGCCTGGCTGAAGGATGCAGCACCGCCGCAGGTCTTCCCGGCCGTTCCGGCCGGGCTCCGTCGCGGCCGAGGACGTCTACGAGGTCCGTGACGGCCGCGCCTACGTCTTCCCGGCCGTTCCGGCCGGGCTCCGTCGCGGCAGTTCTCCCGGGTGGCTTGGTGGCGGTCGGCGTGGGGCGTCTTCCCGGCCGTTCCGGCCGGGCTCCGTCGCGGCGAGACGGTGGGCGTCAATCCTTTCGCCGTCTCATCGGGTCTTCCCGGCCGTTCCGGCCGGGCTCCGTCGCGGCGCGCTGAATGCTCAGCGGCTATCGTGAGATCCGCAGGTCTTCCCGGCCGTTCCGGCCGGGCTCCGTCGCGGCACCACTGACCGCCACGGGCCTCGAAATACCGTTCGGCGTCTTCCCGGCCGTTCCGGCCGGGCTCCGTCGCGGCGACGGGTCTCGCCAGCGCGATCGTGGGATCACGGACGCGTCTTCCCGGCCGTTCCGGCCGGGCTCCGTCGCGGCGACGCCGAGTCGCCGATCAGCGCGCGGGCGGGCGTGAGTCTTCCCGGCCGTTCCGGCCGGGCTCCGTCGCGGCACGCCTCGGACGGTGGCGGTGCCGACCGTGCCGGGAGTCTTCCCGGCCGTTCCGGCCGGGCTCCGTCGCGGCCCGCCGACGGTCAACCTTGCGACCGCAACCCCCTTGTCTTCCCGGCCGTTCCGGCCGGGCTCCGTCGCGGCAGGCTCAGGCCGGCCTGCGGGTGCAGGAGGCTCTCGGACGTCTTCCCGGCCGTTCCGGCCGGGCTCCGTCGCGGCTCCTTCCTGCTGGTGTCAGGCGGCTGTCGCGGCCCGTGTCTTCCCGACCGTTCCGGCCGGGCTCTGTTGCGGCGCCTGCACCGTGCCGGTCGGGTCGCCGCACCGTCTTCCCGACCGTTCCGGCCGGGCTCTGTTGCGGCTCGCTGGCCCGATCGGCCTGGAAATGAAGGTGAAGGGCGTTTCCCGACCGTTCCGGCCTGGCTCTGTTGCGGCTGTCGCGGCTGGTGGCTCAGGCGGCGTGGTGCTGGCCTGGTCTTCCCGACCGTTCCGGCCGGGCTCTGTTGCGGCAGCATCTGGCCCGCGCCAGCCACGCTGTGGCTGGCCAGGTCTTCCCGACCGTTCCGGCCGGGCTCTGTTGCGGCTGAATGTCGCCGGTGGCGTCCGAGAGCTGGTCGTTGGTCTTCCCGACCGTTCCGGCCGGGCTCTGTTGCGGCGTCATGCCCGCAGGACTGCGGGCGCCAGTCGGAGCACCCGTCTTCCCGGCCGTTCCGGCCGGGCTCTGTTGCGGCCGCAGCCATTCCTTTTCCCCTGCCACCCGTGCAGTCCTGTCTTCCCGGCCGTTCCGGCCGGGCTCTGTTGCGGCTCGTAGATGGCGAACTTGCCCCTCTCGTTGGCGATCTGTCTTCCCGGCCGTTCCGACCGGGCTCTGTTGCGGCATCCCTGGCTCCCGGTGCTTGTGCTCGTGGCGGCTGTGTCTTCCCGGCCGTTCCGGCCGGGCTCTGTTGCGGCCTGGTGCTCGGTGCAGCGGGTGGTTCCCTCGACGACGTGTCTTCCCGGCCGTTCCGGCCGGGCTCTGTTGCGGCGCGAACGCCTCGAGCTGGGTGAGCGTCGGCTTGACCGGTCTTCCCGGCCGTTCCGGCCGGGCTCTGTTGCGGCCGGTTGGTGGGTGGTCCGGGCCGGGCTTCTCCGACACGTCTTCCCGGCCGTTCCGGCCGGGCTCTGTTGCGGCAGCACAGCGGGGAACGGGTCTCGCTCGGTCACCGTGGTCTTCCCGGCCGTTCCGGCCGGGCTCTGTTGCGGCGAGATCACTCACCGGACTCCCCCTCACCCCGCTCGTGGTCTTCCCGGCCGTTCCGGCCGGGCTCTGTTGCGGCCTGCTCCGGCGGCCCGCAACACCCTCTGCCGTTGCGTCTTCCCGGCCGTTCCGGCCGGGCTCCGTTGCGGTATCTGTGCCGTCAGGAGCAGGTAACTGCGGGTGCGGGTCTTCCCAGGCGGGCTCCGTTGCGGCGCGCTCATCTCGGGTATCAGCTGCACCATGCTCAGCTGCACCATGCACTGACCCTACGGGCAGCAGCTATGCCTGCGCCGTTGAGGCGCAGTGCGTGTTGGGTGTGGCTCCGGGCCCACCCCCGGTACGTAGGGGGCCGTAATGCCATCAGTGGGTAGAAGGTGCCGTCGGCCATGGTGAGTCACAGATACCCCTTGACCTCACGCGCCAGGGCTCTGTAAGGCCCTCTCCGGCGTCGAACTTGCCAGAGGACGGTTCGTAGATGGCGCCGCCCATCAAGCCGGATGACGGGCAGCGCAGGAGCATGACATTCTCACCGTCGCGCACGACGACCGCTTGGTCCGCCCTCTCGTGCGGCCCGCGCCATCAGAAAAGGCAGAATTTTCCTGGCTTCAACGGTTTTCACAAAAGCGATTCGCCGAAACGAGAGTTGCACCTCGCGCAGGCCTACACGTGGTCTTCTGCCTCAAAACGTGAGAGTCAGAAGGCCGGCAGCAGACGATCCTGTGGTGATATCAGTTCGTGTCGTGAGGCCTGTTGGCGGTCATCCGGCGGCGTTCGGCCAGATCCGCCTTGATCTGGGACGGACTGTAGGCCGCGTCCATCAGCCCGGTGAAGATCCTGGCCAATTGGTACCCAGGATTGGCTTCTTGTGCTCGCTCCAGCGCGGCGCGGGCGAAAACGCTGTCACCGCGCTGATAAGCAGAGATCGCTGCGACGGTGGCGACAGGAGCGACCCATCCGGGCGGGGCATACGGCAGGAGACTGCTCCAGGCCGAGCACATGTGATCGTCGTCCGAGCGGTGAATGATCATCTCGTCTCGAACGGATGCGTCGGTGAGCGCGTCCAGGACTTCGGCGGCCTCCCGGATGCTCCATTCGATCGGCCGGCGCGCTCGCCGGTCCAGGGCGGCGTGGACGGCAGCCCGGACGGACTCTCGTGCTGGCTGCGCCGGCAGGTGCGAGATGGCGTGAGCGACGGCGTCCAGGACGGGTTGCGCATGCGGCGCGGTGGAAGCGACGATCGCGTCGCGCGATGCTGCCGGAAATCCCTGCAAGACCTGGAATTTGAGGGATGTCACTGGGTCGCCCTGCACGAGCTCGCCGGGGCCGTGCGGGGCGGCGGTCTCGACGTCGTGTAGCCACCAGCGTTTTTGGCTGGTGGTGGTGATCCATCCCATCTGCACGCCGTCGGGGGCTGTCATGGCAGCGTTGCGCGCCTGCGCGTGCAGCGTGCGCAGGGTGTCGTCCGTGACGGGGGCCGGCGGGTACAGGATCAGGTGGATGCGGTCGGGTGTGGTAGCGGCCAAGGCTGGGTGCGCTGACGGCCACAAGATTCCCTCGGCGAGGATTCCGAGTTCGGCACGCATGACGAACACGTGCCGGCCCTGACGGGTGGCGAAGAGCACCAGATCGTCGGCCAGCTGTCCGTGTCGCAGCAGGAACGGCACCGCCTGGATCAGATCGGAGGGGTTTCGGAGACGGACGGTGGGGGTCGGTTGGTTGTCCTCGTCCCGGGAGGGCTGGTTCAGAGATTCGTCGTGGCTCATGGCGAAATACCTCCATCGTGGAAATGACAGATGTTGTTGTATGGCAATGGTTTTTGATGTGGCCCATGCGCTCTGCGCATCGCAGGGCTGTCGAACGGCCACGCGTCGCGGTGCCGGTCCTCGCGGCGGCAGAAATGGCAGAGGGGACGGGGTTCCGGGTCCCCTCTGCCATCTGCATGCGTCGGTCGCGCCGCTCGACCGGATCGAGTGGTGAGCCGCTGACCCGTCACGCGGTTCGTCGAGCCTCAACCATGTCAAGCAGGAACATGCACCGGCCTGACGTTTCGCGGGACTACCACTACTGGACGGACCTGCGGGCCCCGGTGATGTCTGCCTGATCAGCGGCGAGGCTGCCAGCCCGCCGGCCTGCCGGATCGCCGACCCGTACGGACCGCAGTCCGATGGCGTCCGGGAACATTCGCCGGATCTGCTGGTCCACGTCTTCCTTCCGCTGGAGGAGGACGGGCAGGAGCCGGTTCTCGCCGACGTCGTGCATCGCAGAGGCGGTTTGATCGCGTGTGACCTCGAGGAGCCGTTCGCTGATGCGCCGGGCGAAGCCGAACAGGAAGGAGCGACGGAAGCTGGTGGCGCGGTGGGAGGACACGTACTGGGGCGCGCCTTCGGTGCCGGCGTTGGTCATGGCGGTCGTTGCCTGCACCAGCAGGGAGGTGAACAGCAGTTCCGTGGCCTGCGTGTCGGTGTCGTACCCGACAATGGTGCAGAATCTCAGGCCGGGACTCCAGATCGAGCGGCACCGGTTGGCCTCGGCGATGCCTTGCAGCAGAATAGCTTTGGCCTGACCGTAGGGTGGCTCGATCCAGATGCGCCGACCTGTGGGGACTTCGCTGTGCGGATCGTTGTGTTCCTCGGCGGCCTGCACGAGGGCCATGTCGATGCTGTGCCGGGCCATCCGCTCTTGCGCTGCGGCGATGAAGGCCTCGGCCTCGGCCTGCGATGTCGTGGCCGCGGCCTTGGCCAGCATCGCCCGGATCCGGTTGAGCAGACGCTGGTCCACCTGCTGTGCCTGGTGCTGGTTCTCGCCCGCGCGGGCCGTGAACTGGCCTGGGGGCGGGGTGAGTGTCTCGATCCGCGGCAGGGTGGTCAGGAGTCCGACCAGTTCGAGCAGCTGCGGCGTGAACACCTCCCATCCCTGGCGAGCCAGACGCCCAGCGATCACCGGGCCCCTGACGGATTCCGCGACCCCGGCGCGCAGGTGATTGACCTGCTCGTGCCAGCGCGGATGCACGGTGGCGGCCGCATGTCCTGCCACTGCCTCGACCGCCAGACCGGCTGCCAGTCGCGCGCCCGCGGCGCCGAGAAAACGTTCGGTGTAGGTGACGACATCGACGGGCTCCCAGCCCCGGTGCCAGGCGTTCTCGAGAAGCTGGCGTGCGCGGGCCGAAAGTTCACGCACGGAAATCTGCTTCCAGGAGGAGCGGTCCTGGTGGGAGTGCAAGATCGCGGCCAGTTGCCGGCGGAGCCGGCCGTTGCTCGACACCACGACCGATGCTGCGACCGTCACGAGGAACTCCAGCACGTCCTCTGCGGGATAGTGCCGATCCATGGTGCGGGCCTGCTCCAGCAGGTATTCCGCCAGAGCGTTTTCCGCCTGATGCTGGTCCTTTTTGCCGACCATGATGGTCCTTCCTTGGTCATCGTGTGCGAGGGGGTGATGGGGCGCCGGTCGTCGTTGCATGCCGGGAGTCCGCGGCGAGGGGCCGCCCAGGTCAGGAATCTGCGCAGCCGCCGAGGCAGCGCTGTGTGGACGGCCCTTCACTGACGCACCATTCGTGATGCAGTCGCAGCGCTGAGTGTTTGTCCGCAGTGGACGTCTGCTCGTGCAGGCGATGGTGCCGGTAGACGAGGACACCGAAGATCCGGGGTGGGTGAACGGCGCATCCACACCAGGTCTCGTCGCTGCCCAGCCACAACGTCAGGACGGAACCGTGAGATGTTCTGTCTTGTGCGAGAATCCGGTACGATTCGTCGTTTCGCCGGTCGTACCATGCGCGGGCACTCATCGCCCGTCCCTCCTGATCGAAGAACCGAGCCCGCACCGACGGCCCACACGGTTCGCGGCTTGTCATGGGCGAGAGACCTTCTCGGTCTCGGAATTTCGGTGGTTCTGGCATGGCTATCTCCTTTCCATCATCTTTTTCACGTGGACCTTTCGGCTTATGGAGGGAGGACCTCGTCCTCCCTCCACAAGCCAGGCAGCGGCCCCGATGCAGGCGACCGGCTCCCTTTCTGCGTCTCGCCGACCCGTGGGTTGCGCCGACAGCGCCGGTAGGGACAGCAGATGGGGAAGGGAGGCCGGCCGGGCGGTGCACTGCGCATCCGGGCTCGACTGATCCGGGATACGCAACCGGTGATCGGGGATCGGTTCTGCCGGCAGGCGCCAGGCACCGGTGCTGTACGGGGCCTGGCACCCGCCCGTCACGGTGCCGCCAGCAGACCGGTCGGCTGACGCTGTTCAGCCGGCTACTGCGGCAACCGGATTCCATCCAGGTCCTGGGCCAGAAGGCCGAGCAGCTCCATCGCGCGCCGGGCGATCAGGACAGGAACATCGACGTCACGCACCAGATCCAGGACGACCGGAGCCTGCGACGGCCCCGCCTGATCCCCCAGATCCAGAACGGTGACCGCCACCCGGTAGTGGCCC harbors:
- a CDS encoding type I-G CRISPR-associated protein, Cas3-extension family, with the translated sequence MNVHALPALDGRSPLAFLCALGILRLLNDNRHPDARLAFDPRTNEAQLTSRHHTVDEVVTDLRNVADSIATEAVVPDVPADFPPPGAAPDRLRLPRKEFRDLAEHLSQSPRAALAERWMCSLVTDLSLDEKGRGDVSLYTAHSGKQSMHTMLRAPLNFVRDNPDVLRQALIGWRRYPGVTGEYLDNQVLFDAADAQDGISRERGVPGATWLALMSYPLFLTTARGSEPSTSGWQRIRQGKSRINRLIYPLWSRPLDQTGAITLLTHPFLRDAQAGPPPRSALAASVFSVCVAERQRLPGRTFAGVLTPVRPQPERSQQRKRATTARTRPSGSPPSTGPWII
- the cas4g/cas1g gene encoding CRISPR-associated endonuclease Cas4g/Cas1g, translating into MDHLMAADGEKTSEPPALVPARMVNEFIYCPRLFHLEWVQSRFAISDDVEEGLYVHRVVDEASSDLPDPDEHLERFAGRKSRSFWLSSTELGLTAKLDIAEVDSAGLVVPVDYKKGAPDPHGKVWDTDRIQSLIQALLLRDAGYPVEQAEVWYNETRQRMTIDITDQTLSEVREVLIHLHEVASDPQPPRPLINSPKCPRCSLVGICMPDEITTLRPHEKPRPRRLLAADPDNRPVYVQEQGTVVGVRRGRLEVFKEGQTLASYRLIDVSQLCLQGNITVSPQAVRELMAREIPICWFSYGGWFAGMAQGLPGKNIDLRKSQFTITSEQQTAIASRMIEAKIRNGRTLLRRNSRNLPEHAPGQLLDLAKQAAEATAAPSLLGLEGAAARIYFSHFTSMFIPDPPVQTDRFDTNGRARRPPPDPVNALLSFLYSLLVKDITATLTMIGFDPYYGVYHRPRFGRPALSLDLAEEFRPIVADATVIQLVNNREIRAHHFLQKAGACQLTADGRKAVIGCYERRMAHEIKHPTFGYRVTYRRALDVQARILAAHLTGEIPEYTPFTTR
- the cas2 gene encoding CRISPR-associated endonuclease Cas2, giving the protein MPRRRHLLAYDIADPRRLRRVCKIMEEFGQRIQYSVFISDLSRTELVHARAAVEDAMNLREDSVVIIDLGDPDTASITFVGRSRSLPSDKPQIV
- a CDS encoding DUF4192 domain-containing protein, with product MSHDESLNQPSRDEDNQPTPTVRLRNPSDLIQAVPFLLRHGQLADDLVLFATRQGRHVFVMRAELGILAEGILWPSAHPALAATTPDRIHLILYPPAPVTDDTLRTLHAQARNAAMTAPDGVQMGWITTTSQKRWWLHDVETAAPHGPGELVQGDPVTSLKFQVLQGFPAASRDAIVASTAPHAQPVLDAVAHAISHLPAQPARESVRAAVHAALDRRARRPIEWSIREAAEVLDALTDASVRDEMIIHRSDDDHMCSAWSSLLPYAPPGWVAPVATVAAISAYQRGDSVFARAALERAQEANPGYQLARIFTGLMDAAYSPSQIKADLAERRRMTANRPHDTN
- a CDS encoding DUF2786 domain-containing protein, with the translated sequence MVGKKDQHQAENALAEYLLEQARTMDRHYPAEDVLEFLVTVAASVVVSSNGRLRRQLAAILHSHQDRSSWKQISVRELSARARQLLENAWHRGWEPVDVVTYTERFLGAAGARLAAGLAVEAVAGHAAATVHPRWHEQVNHLRAGVAESVRGPVIAGRLARQGWEVFTPQLLELVGLLTTLPRIETLTPPPGQFTARAGENQHQAQQVDQRLLNRIRAMLAKAAATTSQAEAEAFIAAAQERMARHSIDMALVQAAEEHNDPHSEVPTGRRIWIEPPYGQAKAILLQGIAEANRCRSIWSPGLRFCTIVGYDTDTQATELLFTSLLVQATTAMTNAGTEGAPQYVSSHRATSFRRSFLFGFARRISERLLEVTRDQTASAMHDVGENRLLPVLLQRKEDVDQQIRRMFPDAIGLRSVRVGDPAGRRAGSLAADQADITGARRSVQ